A region from the Halosolutus gelatinilyticus genome encodes:
- a CDS encoding DUF4382 domain-containing protein, whose product MTNQQSTRDRSRNGDRFGPAVDRRTFIAAGSGVGATMLAGCTSDRSPAAESDDGTDGADSADDAGDANAAGSNFRLLISDMPADIGDFDRLDVTFDKARIFDGGNEGEDETDESEQTDDERADGEERADAEEQSTDGDSAEDGANADGNENESEGGGTEETTDETEDADETDDPADGVERKRGFYILDLDGATVDLTQVVGDKASGVFEGELSDGRYRKIELHVADVEGIVDGDAVDVNVPSEKLQLTNPFEIRAGEPIEFVFDINVVKRGKNNGYNLKPVISKSGINGADVDVDEVAEDGEDGAEDETKGSKDEDDESDGDEDTIDGAEGDKDGTDSEKNGEAADEVGGDSDASNGEN is encoded by the coding sequence ATGACGAACCAGCAGTCGACTCGCGATCGTAGCCGAAACGGCGATCGGTTCGGGCCAGCCGTCGATCGGCGGACGTTCATCGCCGCCGGCAGCGGCGTCGGCGCGACGATGCTCGCCGGGTGTACGTCGGATCGCTCGCCGGCGGCGGAAAGCGATGACGGCACGGACGGGGCGGACAGCGCGGACGATGCGGGCGATGCGAATGCCGCTGGTTCGAATTTCCGGCTGCTCATCAGCGACATGCCGGCCGATATCGGGGATTTCGACAGGCTGGACGTCACCTTCGACAAGGCCCGTATCTTCGACGGCGGAAACGAGGGCGAGGACGAGACCGACGAGAGCGAACAGACGGACGACGAGCGAGCGGACGGGGAAGAACGGGCGGACGCCGAGGAGCAGTCGACCGATGGGGACAGTGCCGAAGACGGGGCGAACGCCGACGGAAACGAGAACGAGAGCGAGGGGGGCGGAACCGAAGAGACGACGGACGAAACCGAGGACGCGGACGAAACCGACGACCCTGCCGACGGTGTCGAACGAAAGCGGGGGTTCTACATCCTCGATCTCGACGGCGCGACGGTCGACCTCACGCAGGTCGTCGGCGACAAGGCGAGCGGCGTCTTCGAGGGCGAACTGTCGGACGGTCGGTACCGGAAGATCGAACTCCACGTCGCGGACGTCGAAGGGATCGTCGACGGCGACGCAGTGGACGTGAACGTCCCCAGCGAGAAGCTCCAACTCACCAACCCCTTCGAGATTCGCGCCGGCGAACCCATCGAGTTCGTGTTCGACATCAACGTGGTCAAACGGGGAAAGAACAACGGGTACAACCTGAAACCCGTGATCTCGAAAAGCGGCATCAACGGCGCGGACGTCGACGTTGACGAAGTGGCGGAAGATGGCGAAGACGGTGCTGAAGACGAAACGAAGGGCTCGAAAGACGAGGACGACGAATCCGACGGCGACGAGGACACCATAGATGGCGCG